ACGGAGCACCTTAAAGAAAGGTTTAATTTGGAAGTTTTTTTTAATCAACCCCGTTTTATGATATGCGAAATCCCCTTATGGGGTTAATAATCGCGGTATATAGGAGCCTTTAAGTACAAACGATTTTTTGCTTCTTCTTTGTGCCTCCAGTAAGGTTTGTAAAACATGCAGGTGGGTAAATTTCTGCCATTTTTAATGTTGAATATTTAGTGAATCATTTTTACAAGGTCTCTAATCCTTATTATCGCCAGTGTATTCGGTCTAAGCGGGGTTAATAAGCATATTCGAGCAAGACATATAACCCCAAGGTGCGGTCCTGTAGGTCGTCGGTACTCGGAAATTGTTGTATTCTCAAGAGGGCCCATTTTTGTGCTTGGTATTCTAATAAAAATCCGGATCCCCCCGTTCCACCGAGAATTTTAGAGTCTAAAGCGATGAAGAACCGACGGGAGATGTACTTGCCAATTTTGAGGGAGGGTTCTCCGTTAGCGGAGGTTAATTCGACGACATCTGCCAGACCACTTTCTTGTACACGCTGAGACAAGAGGGATTCAACCAAATTGTAGCCGTAGGTGGAGAGTAGATCCCCTACAATCCCATTGTCCAATGAAAAAGCCGATTGTGCAGGTCTTCCAAAAGCCAGATAACTGAGAATCTCTGTATCCTCCATTGGTGGATTAGAAGAAAACCGGAAATTGGTATTATTTACATCTCCACTGATTTCCATGGAAATGGCCTGATCGTCTCCCCATCCGCCTGCTCCCGCTTTATATGTTGCGCTGATATTCAGTACCGGATTGAGCATATCGCCATTGAAAAGAATGTCACCAGCGGTAAGGTCAAACCGTCGCCCAAATTCTACGCGGCTTCTTCCCGGAACGGCTTTCAGGCGTCCTACGACCACTTCGGGGCTTCGATATGGTTTTCGGAACTCTAAATCTCCAGTCATTTCGATATCCATCCGAGGATTATATCGGCTCCTGAGCCAAGAATTCCCATTTGAACGAACCCTCAGTTTCACGTCGGTCGCATCATAAAAGGTGACGGTAGAAGTATCCGCAATATTGGCCTGCTTTCCAAAACGTGCCTCTACCTCACGTAAATCTTCCTCTGAAAGTTGGATGGTTTCTCGTGCAGACTGCATGAGTTCTGCGTTGAGTTGGACATCACATTCATTTAAGACCACATCCCCATCCAAAACGGGTCTTGTTGTAGTCCCCTTTAGGCTCGCTTTTCCGGTTCCTGTAACACGAAAAGTATTATCACGGATCATCTGGAAACCATCTGCTTCGAGTGCCAGATCTAAATAGCCGAGGTTGAGTTTAGACAGCGAAATGGTACCTGTTCCTTTCAGTCCTCCTTTGCCCGTCCGGACAGACAGATTTTGGACTTGTGCTACATCGCCTCCGAAAACAAGATCGGCCTCGGCCTCGTTGTATTGAATTCCCAAAAAAGGCAGATAAAACTGGGTATTCCGAACCGAAAGGGCGCCTCTGAAGTCGGGAGTATCGAACGTCCCACCAATGGTCATGTCACCTGATACGCGGCCTTTTATATCGCGCATAAACGATTCATCCATAAAGGGATTGGCCCAATCCAGATTAAAGCGCTCTGTTTTTAACCTCAGGTCAACGGGTCCTACGAGCGGCTTGGAGAGTTGTCCGAGGTTGAAAGGTAAAAACCCGGAAAGTGACAAGTTTTGGCCTTCGATATGGCTTAACCCCAAATTTAGGCTGAGGCGTCGGTCTTTATAAATAAGTTGTCCAATGGCCCCCCCTACAGGCTTCCCAGAAGAAGTAATCCGTTCTAGGCCCAAGTCTCCATGCATCAAGGGAGCGTCTAAGGTTCCGCTTATTTCCAGTTTCCCGCTAAGTACACCACCCAATGCAGGGAATTTGAGTATATTAGCAATGGCTGCTACATCTACTCGCTCTACAACGGCATTTAAGACTCCCGTCCCGTCTCTTGCGAGCCCACCTTTGGCTGCAATTCGCTGGTCGTCGGCGATTAATAAAAAGTCGTTGAAGAAAAGTCGTTCTTGGTTCCAGAAAATTTGGGTTGGCCGTTCTATTTGCCATCTTTTTCCTCCCAATTCCATGCGAATGGTTTCCAAGTCGAGTTGTTGGCCATGTGGGAGGAGTGTAAAGGCGCCATTTCCATTGCCCGATAATCGTTCGTCGAGTTTGAATTTTCCACCAAAAGTGACCACACTGTCTCTTAACCCTGCTTCGAGAGTTGCACCTTCCAGTACATAGCCCGGTACCGATATATTTTCCAGTTCGGCACGTGTTTGGAAGATAGGAACGCCAGATTCGTACTCGACGGTTGCCCTTCCACGTGCTTTTCCGATATGAAGATCATCATAAGATAGAATGGTAAGCCCATCATCCACCGTATCAAATCGAATGCGCCAAGCATTTATCTGCCCCCGAATACTGCCTCGAATCTGGCCTCTTCCGGTTAGTTGGGCGGCGGCCAAGCCAGAAAGAGGTGCCAAGGTCTTAATGTATCCTGAAAATTGCATGTCCGACTCCGTTCCCATCAGGTTGTCATAAACAGCAAGCGGGCCTTGTCCTGAAAATGTACCCAAATTGCTGTGTACCAGCAAGGAGTCCAACTGGAGGGTGCCGTCGAGATATTGGAAGTTTCCCCATGCGGAGGACAGCAGCAGGGTGTCCCAATGGCTGTTCTTCAACGAGATCAATCCTTGTAGCTGCATGGTCTCGGCGGTAATCCCTCGTCCTGCTAGGTCTAAATCTACGTTTATTCGGGTTTCTACCGTATCCGGAAGATTGAGCCACTTGGCCAGTGAAATATTTACTAAGTTACCTTTAACCTGATAGAAAGGCTCATTTTCTTTTAGGCCTCCTGTGCCAGCCAAGGTAATCCCCCCACTGTCAGGATTAATTTGTAAGCGATAATCGAGTTGTTGCGTGTTTCCTTTTAGCTCCAGAAATCCAGAACGTACCGTTTCGCAGTTAAAGCGACTTTCTTCCAACCGAAGCAAGAGTTGCCCTGCAAAATTTTGTTCATCAGAAGCCGTGAACTGCCCTTCCGTGATGGCGCCATTCAGGTGTGACTGTAGGTTTGCTTGTCCGGTAATGGCTGCAAGGTTTACCGCCGAGAAGCGGCCTTCTTCAACCTGTGCCATAAGCGGTTGCGAAAACGGTTGTGCGCGTCCTTTAAGTATGGCATTGCCAAACGCCGAACGGAAATCTACGTCGTAACGCAAAAGATTTTGCACCAAGGTAATATTCCCGCGTAAGCCTTCTATTTGATAAGCCCGAAACTGCGAAGGTCCCAACGTAAATGCAGATGAAATCGTCATCGTTTTTGGAGTGGTTCCCGTTACATTAGCCGTAAATCGTCCGTTCAGATGTGTATCCAAAGATTGATCTAAAACAAAGTCGTCGAGGTTTAGGTTTGTAAAGGCGCCTTCAGAAATCGTAAAAACAGGTACCCGATCAAAAGGTTTTCCAATTCCGGCAAGCGATAGGTGGCTTTCTCCAATGGTAGCATTGGTTTGGTACCGTAGAGTACCATTTGATAAAGAGGCAGTCAGGTTTCCTGACCGTATGTTGTATATGTCAAAACGGGAAGGCTGTACTTCGGCCTGTATGGTAAGACGCAGATCGTTGGTATCACCTCCGGTTCCTTGTAAGGAAAAGCGTGTATTGATGTCTCCTGGGGGAATCTCATTCCCGATAAATTCTCTTACGTTGAGATGCCGGATACTGCCATTTTTGATGTAGTACTCTAACTGCTCGCCCAATACGATCCCACCTTGCGCCGCAATAAATCCAGAACCGACCTCCGAAGAAAAATCAAACTTCCCCGTGCCTTTATCATAAGAAAAGCCTATTTGTGTCTGTCTAATGGGTAACTGGTACGGAGAATAGTGAAATTCTGTAGGCATTAGTTTTAGTTGGCCGGATAAGGTGGCCAAGTCTGGGTCAATTCCTTGACCACGTAATTCAAACTGGCCACCAAAGGTGCCATAATTGAAAGCAGGATTTAGGTACGCTGGGGTAAATTGCGTTACCCTACCAGACAGGTCATATACAGGGAGGACATCAAAAGGTCTTGCTGTGCCATTTATATCCAACGCAGCATCTCCTATACCACCTTGGAGTTGGAAGGCCATTTTCCCATCATGGGCGCTTCCTTTTAGGTTGATTTTGCGAAGCATATATTGCTGCCAACGACCGCCATCCTCTAAAGTGAGCGCATATGCTCCATTTAATGCCTGCAAAGATGATCCAGACAATTGTGCCTGTATGCGTCCGGTCAGATTCGAGGCATAAGATGCTTGTGCGGTGAGATAGGCCAAATTGAGTTGACCAATCTCGCCCGTCAAGGCGATTTGGGCGGGTGTTCGGAAATCAGTTACTGCAACCAAGTCCCATGTGCCTGCTCGTTTGAACTGGCCTTGGGTTTCTGCACGCCATGTGCCATTTGGTGCCGAAACCCGAATATCACTCTCAAGGATCTCTTCGGGGTCTAAGAATGGAGCAAACGGAGCAATTTCTTTAAAAGCAAACGGTGCGGCTTTTAACTGAAAATTGGAGAAATTATGACCGTCCTTGCGTGGTAGGGCCACATATCCTTCGGCAGATACTTTTGAAAAGGCAGAAGAAAGTTTGAAAGACCGTATATGAGCAGAAGACTCGGTAATTTTGCCAGAGAACTGCATTTCGAGGTCGTCTTTTCGGCTCGGCAGACGAGAAGTTAGCTGGAGGTCTTGTACATCTCCCGTAAGTCCGGGCGCTTTGTAAATCAGGTTACGGGCCTCGAACCTCAGCCCTTGATATGTTGCCGTTCGTTCAACTTCGGGTTGCTCATGAGGTGGTTTTGTAGAAAGGGGATTGGTTAAGACCACCAATTTTCCATTACCATCTAAGATGCGTAAGTGATCCACGAGAATGGTTTGTTGAGAGGAGGCACCTGTTTCTGGTTGCGATTTTAACAGGCCCAAGAGGTTCCAAGTGCTATCGGCAAGTTGTCGTCCAACAAGTTCTGGCCGCAGAACCTGTAAGTCGGTAATGTGCAAGGTTCCACCTAAAATATCCAAAGGCGTATAGGCAGCCCGGACCTCCTTGATCCGAACAATTGCCTCGCCTTTTTGCCAAATAACCAGATTGGTCGCCCGGATGTTGCGCCAGTATGAACCATCCACATGCCCGATCTCTAACGTGCCATTCAACTGTTCATTTAGTTGGGCCACCACAAAACGACGAAACTGATCACTTCCCCAGCGGGTTTGTAGGGTTCCCCACGTACTGGCCAGGAACCAGAATAGGATCAGTACAAATAATAGCGGACGCCACAATAGCCAACGGAGCCAGCGTGTGCGCTTCTTAGGAGGAGGAGTCGGGTTTTGAGCTGGTTCAACAAGTTCCATGGCACTAAAGAAGGAGGTGAGTTGCCAAATATACGGATATTTTATCGTTCATCCCCACCCACCCTTCCGGATACAAAAACGAAAGGGCAACAAAACCAAAAACGGGATGTGTCGGATCTGACAACATCCCGCAATGAATCAGTACTTTCCAAGGAAATTAGGTGTAACTCGTTAACATTACAGGCATGATCAGCATCATCAACTCCTCGTTTTCATGTTGATCGGAAGGGTGAACAATCCCTGCGCGGTTGGGGGAGCTGAAGTTCATGATCACCTCGGCGGTATCCACATTATTCAGCATTTCGACCAAGTAAACAGAATTGAATCCAATTTCCATCGGCTCGTCGTTGTATTCACAAAGAATGCGTTCTTTTGCTTCGGAAGCTCGTTCAATGTCTTCTGCAGAGATTAGCACTTCATCTGGTGTAATGGTAAGCCGGATTTGATGGGTCAGGGAGGATGAATAGAGCCCTACGCGCTTAACGGCAGCCAATAAGGCGGCACGGCTAATTAATAGTTGCTTTGTATTGTCTTTCGGAATGACGGCTTCGTAATTTGGATAACGCTCTTCGATTACACGTGTCACCAAGCGTACATCCTCAAAATCAAAAGCAATAAAGCCTTCAGATACATAAATGGTACAGGGACCGTCTGTAGCGATCTTTCCTACCAGATTTAAGGCCTTTTCCGGGACAATAAAAGAGATTGGATCGCTGTTTTTTAATTCATACTGTCGGTTTCTGACCAGACGATGACCATCTGTGGCAACTGCCTCACTATATTCTGCCCCAATTTTAAAGAAAACCCCCATCATGGCAGGACGGAGTGCATCTTTACTTACGGCAAAACTGGTTTTTTGGAAGGTTCTTCGCAAGATACCACCATCTGTTTGCAGGGCGGTACTTTCTGCAAGCTGGGGCTGGCTGGGGTAATCGGCTCCATCATAGCCCACCATTTTATATTGCCCCTGATCGGTCTTGAGTTCTACATGGTAATCCTCGGAGCTGCTGAAGGTTACTGGGAGGTCTGGTAGTGCCCGTAGGGTCTCGATAAGCCGTTTGGCCGGCACAGCGATTCGCTCTATGGCCTCAGAACCTTCGGCATCGAACTGGATTTCCAGATTCTGGCTGATGGAAATTTCCAGATCGGTGGCACTTAGGATCAGACGACCACCGTCTTTCTCTAATAAAATACACTCCAGAATGGGCATAGTGCTTTTTCCGGGAACAGCGCCTGCCACCATATTGAGG
This portion of the Bacteroidetes Order II. bacterium genome encodes:
- a CDS encoding translocation/assembly module TamB domain-containing protein — translated: MELVEPAQNPTPPPKKRTRWLRWLLWRPLLFVLILFWFLASTWGTLQTRWGSDQFRRFVVAQLNEQLNGTLEIGHVDGSYWRNIRATNLVIWQKGEAIVRIKEVRAAYTPLDILGGTLHITDLQVLRPELVGRQLADSTWNLLGLLKSQPETGASSQQTILVDHLRILDGNGKLVVLTNPLSTKPPHEQPEVERTATYQGLRFEARNLIYKAPGLTGDVQDLQLTSRLPSRKDDLEMQFSGKITESSAHIRSFKLSSAFSKVSAEGYVALPRKDGHNFSNFQLKAAPFAFKEIAPFAPFLDPEEILESDIRVSAPNGTWRAETQGQFKRAGTWDLVAVTDFRTPAQIALTGEIGQLNLAYLTAQASYASNLTGRIQAQLSGSSLQALNGAYALTLEDGGRWQQYMLRKINLKGSAHDGKMAFQLQGGIGDAALDINGTARPFDVLPVYDLSGRVTQFTPAYLNPAFNYGTFGGQFELRGQGIDPDLATLSGQLKLMPTEFHYSPYQLPIRQTQIGFSYDKGTGKFDFSSEVGSGFIAAQGGIVLGEQLEYYIKNGSIRHLNVREFIGNEIPPGDINTRFSLQGTGGDTNDLRLTIQAEVQPSRFDIYNIRSGNLTASLSNGTLRYQTNATIGESHLSLAGIGKPFDRVPVFTISEGAFTNLNLDDFVLDQSLDTHLNGRFTANVTGTTPKTMTISSAFTLGPSQFRAYQIEGLRGNITLVQNLLRYDVDFRSAFGNAILKGRAQPFSQPLMAQVEEGRFSAVNLAAITGQANLQSHLNGAITEGQFTASDEQNFAGQLLLRLEESRFNCETVRSGFLELKGNTQQLDYRLQINPDSGGITLAGTGGLKENEPFYQVKGNLVNISLAKWLNLPDTVETRINVDLDLAGRGITAETMQLQGLISLKNSHWDTLLLSSAWGNFQYLDGTLQLDSLLVHSNLGTFSGQGPLAVYDNLMGTESDMQFSGYIKTLAPLSGLAAAQLTGRGQIRGSIRGQINAWRIRFDTVDDGLTILSYDDLHIGKARGRATVEYESGVPIFQTRAELENISVPGYVLEGATLEAGLRDSVVTFGGKFKLDERLSGNGNGAFTLLPHGQQLDLETIRMELGGKRWQIERPTQIFWNQERLFFNDFLLIADDQRIAAKGGLARDGTGVLNAVVERVDVAAIANILKFPALGGVLSGKLEISGTLDAPLMHGDLGLERITSSGKPVGGAIGQLIYKDRRLSLNLGLSHIEGQNLSLSGFLPFNLGQLSKPLVGPVDLRLKTERFNLDWANPFMDESFMRDIKGRVSGDMTIGGTFDTPDFRGALSVRNTQFYLPFLGIQYNEAEADLVFGGDVAQVQNLSVRTGKGGLKGTGTISLSKLNLGYLDLALEADGFQMIRDNTFRVTGTGKASLKGTTTRPVLDGDVVLNECDVQLNAELMQSARETIQLSEEDLREVEARFGKQANIADTSTVTFYDATDVKLRVRSNGNSWLRSRYNPRMDIEMTGDLEFRKPYRSPEVVVGRLKAVPGRSRVEFGRRFDLTAGDILFNGDMLNPVLNISATYKAGAGGWGDDQAISMEISGDVNNTNFRFSSNPPMEDTEILSYLAFGRPAQSAFSLDNGIVGDLLSTYGYNLVESLLSQRVQESGLADVVELTSANGEPSLKIGKYISRRFFIALDSKILGGTGGSGFLLEYQAQKWALLRIQQFPSTDDLQDRTLGLYVLLEYAY
- the dnaN gene encoding DNA polymerase III subunit beta, whose product is MRFTLSSSELLRALNMVAGAVPGKSTMPILECILLEKDGGRLILSATDLEISISQNLEIQFDAEGSEAIERIAVPAKRLIETLRALPDLPVTFSSSEDYHVELKTDQGQYKMVGYDGADYPSQPQLAESTALQTDGGILRRTFQKTSFAVSKDALRPAMMGVFFKIGAEYSEAVATDGHRLVRNRQYELKNSDPISFIVPEKALNLVGKIATDGPCTIYVSEGFIAFDFEDVRLVTRVIEERYPNYEAVIPKDNTKQLLISRAALLAAVKRVGLYSSSLTHQIRLTITPDEVLISAEDIERASEAKERILCEYNDEPMEIGFNSVYLVEMLNNVDTAEVIMNFSSPNRAGIVHPSDQHENEELMMLIMPVMLTSYT